The window tttgcagagggaggttctgcggcgcattatgcgaccgcagtacaggtatgcgggccgcaaaacggccgcagagtgaagcaggctAGCCCAGTTCCCAAAGCCACCTTTCGCGGttatttcgcggaccgcataatcattatgcgatcgcatatgcgaccgcagaacctgttccggagctttattttttgggtttttaaacccgaccctgttccgttaaaacacatcccatagactattttgagcttattttttatatctttggagtgagagagagagtcctagagggagaaagtgatcctcatcaaaaatttctcttcaattcttgcttaagcctttgaagattatcaagagaagcaccctaggtcttcatcctaagaggtaagattctatcaccaagCTCTTAAATTCGAAATATAACTAGAATGGGCAATTAGTAAGGTAGTTCATGGGGATgagagtgcttaccttgcatgcatgtattcttaaggtacgtggggaggttgtgagttaaagatagaaaaaaatGGGGTGTGGGATGGTGAAGTCTTTCATAAAAGGGCCATGgaaccttaatacacacatagtgtttgataaaatgctcaagtgagctagaatcatgatcgttttcctaattttttgttcaatttttgctatattgctaaaatagattgaagttgctaatattccggaacatattagagttttaagaagctcaattgaggtatgttggctaaaccccctcttcttagaattgaatcccatgatattCATGAAATCGATGCTAGTCCCAAAATAAACGTCCTAGAAATTGCTATCCCGAATGTGCTTGTTCTGAAAATATATGtgtaatatgtattcccatgctttcatcatgttatctcgtCATCTTAGGAAATGTTCAAAACTTAGAATATGTGCTAAAAATGCCGAAAATTCAAGTCAAATTCGATTAAAgactgttatgccaaattgtgtgaaaagcctctatgtgtcTTAcattctaaattgctcacatgtgaaatcaaaagtcttgaatgaaaaaccgtgttgttattgatgataGTCATAATGTTGGAATGTGGAAAAGAACTTGAATCATGAAATACAGCCAAGCgccaagaataactttataattggggtcactcgtgccattgtattgaaaagatgggaaagaaatatgaattgaGATGGCTGATTGAAAAGgggtgatgtctcaaatgagatggcttagccgatcgggcagagatcagactccgtgtaaggacacggtggtattgtggatgaaattgtgaatatggttgatgtctcaaataagatggcttagccgatcgggccgagatcggactccgtgtaaaaacacggtggtattgtggattctGGCATATTGGCACTAAAAACCACTCAACCTAATAACGTGGAAATCGACTTAAAAATCTATGtaatccttaacttgatgttttagtgttATTTAAAGCTCATATTGCATTCTTGACTGTTTCCCCAtgtattattgttcattctattaAGACAGtgttttagttttacatactagtagtattcgacagtactaacgtcccttttgccgggggcgctgcatctttaaatggatgcagggggttccatagcagacagtgttgatcacagatagtgttgcatcctctttcagcagactcggtgagccccatttcatttcggggtcatgtattgtaccttttgtttatattgtggtcactttttgaggtatagccgggaccttgttgccggcaccatctttactctcttttgtatctttagaggctccgtagacactatgtgggttgtatatgggtgttagaAAGATCAACGGATCATGTTGTATTTTGGGTTCTTGTTCCACTCAGTCATGAAgatgtatgtattttgaaacttaacaGTAACAAAATGAAACGACTTAGtaatgtatatatgtatgaaCTTTCTACTGCCTAACTAATGAGAGCATGCCTTCTCTGGATCATAGGTGAGTCGGGTAGATAGTGTCTAGCAtgcttgctcgatcgggttcactcggttgagcgccggtcgcgcttcccgaggttgAGGCGTGGCATATATTacctaattatgtgaataattggttaattattgatgtACATCAACTGTAGGATGACAGTTAGACTAGCCAGAATCGGATCGCATACTGAATCAAGGTCATTAGGAAATCCAGCGAGTTCAAGAACTAGAAACATCTTCTATCGTTACTCTTGTTGCTTTTCGACACTAGCAAAAGCtgcatcaacttctcaaatttcTCCATGAATGCTTGTACTTgtcccaagtaagtagacattcAATTCCTGTTTCTTTAAATTTGTCATCcgcgatatcacatcatagaaacgagatatgtcattagtgtataaagTGTGAGCCTTTTTCTAAACGAAATAACATGTCTAGAATGGACAAACAAAGGCATAGACATGGGATCAATAAATCACCACATGATACTGCATAATTGAGCATCGTTCTTCTCCCAAAATACTTTGGCTTTTTCATCTCCTGCTCTAGCCTTTTTGGTTAAGTAATATTGAATACCTTGACCCTTGCACCACAACCCAACAAAGGAAGGTTGTAGCAAGGGCAGTAAGGGTTCCGGAGTTATCATAACACTTGAACTTCCAATTCATGTGTTTTTGGAACCAAAAATATCCAACCATAATGACATGATAGATTTGAAGATTTTTCTAGCAAAATATCACCAAACACAAAAAAAGAATCAAAGGATAATCACAGTAGCTCGCCAGAAAATTTCAAACTTCCCGGAGTCTGTCTGTCTTGAAGAATTTTTGTCAAAATCTGGTCGAAATGTGCTTTACGCGTCGGCGCGCGTATTAGACGTGCCGGCGGATTCGAGGTTCTTACTGGCGCGTGGAGGGGTCTTTGCCGGAGAGCCTAACTGGGGTTTGGCCGCCTGTGATAGGGGAACCTTGTGCTAGCGTTGGATTGTGCACAACACTGAAGAAAAGGGAGATAATGCAAAACAGCCCTAAAAGGTCACCGAAAATTGAAGCACGGCAACTGCTTGGCAGGGTTTTTGTCTGAATGTTTTCTCACTGCCGCTCAGATACCATGTGAGAAATAATGATACGGAAAAACTGTATTATTGATAGCCCTATTTATCTATAATATTACATAGTACTACACAGCTATTTTCTGATGTGGGGCAGTATATATTACTACTATCTATAAGATATAACCAGAAATAAGAAGCTAAGTCTAAAAGGAGAATCAACTAATTTGGTCAGGAAGTGCATAAAATGTTGTCACATATTATCATAAAGATAGATTCACTACTAGAATTTCATAAAGATAGATTCACTACTAGAATTTCATAAAGATAGATTCACCACTAAAATTTGACAACATTAAGTAGTCATTGAAGTATCATGGAATGATATTTTCTTCTTGAGTAAAGTAAATGCCATCATGATGGAAGAATTAACAGTAGTAATACTTACAATGTATTCATCCTCTGCAGAAAGAGTAGTTAGAGTTATCTCAGGTTCCGCAGTTACAGCTGGCTTCAGATCATCATCACCGATAGACCTAGTGACCTAGTGAAAGTAAAATTAATCAGATTATTTAATGATAATAAAACTTCTATATTTTCTAAGATCCTAAATCACCAATTGTTTATTTCCCCACAATAAGGCCTAAATCACCAACTTTTAAGATAATATATCCTATTTATCACTGGTCTCAGCCGGATACTGAACCAGATTAAATTGCCACTAGTCTAGAGGTGTTTAGCACCCCTTCATATAATTTTAAACTTGGAAAATTTTCCATACTAATATAACACAAGTCATCAACTAACCATTCGCCATACAATACATGAAGAATGAGTCAAGGTACTGCATTAATTGGCTACTATGATATTAATACATTTATAACGTTTATAAGAACTTGTCATTGAGCTAATGATATCTACATATTTTATAACTGCTCTTGAAGGAATATAACACAGACACCACTTTCCCTCACTAAAATGGATCGGGTAATGTGCATATACATTTCGTACATGCACTAGTACTCCTTCATTTTTTTAACATCAAATAGCTTTTTGGGGATGTTTATTTAAAATGGAACTGGGATCGGAAGGAAAGTGAAAATCATAAGACATAAGACAAGGGGATTCTCCTGATAAAAAATATAACTTCGGAACTGTAAGACTCCAACCAACCAGGAATACATAAATACAGATTTGCAGAATATACACGCGCATAGAAGGATGCAAGAATATCCAAGCCAAGGGGCAAAAATGGACAAGAATATAACAATTGACAGGAATGCTAGAATTCTGTATACTAGAAAAATCATCAGATAGTGCCAAAAAAGATGTGAAACTGGAAAGACTAACCTGGAGAGCCGCATCACCAACCCTCCATGTATCCACTTGCCATTTGACAAGGCCACCTGCACGGATAATACGCTCCCGCTCCTCATGACAACTTGCAACATGATCCTAAAACAGTACCATATATTAGTGCAAATGCAAAGCCATCTGATTTCATCAGAAAGTAGGCTAAGTAAATGAACATCTCACCCTACTTAGAGCATACGGATTACCAGCTCGACACAAGACTGTTCTGCAATCACCAGCATTAGCAACAATAAGTTTGTTTCTGACGATAAGAGCAGCTATTGCAGTACAACCAGGGTGCCAATCTTTCTGAACTGCTCCCTTGCGTTTGCGACAAGAATCAAGTTGTGTCCTGAATGCAACATCTGTCTTTATGAATGCTTCAAAAAGCGCATCAGAGGGACTGCAAAGTCATAAACATCCATGAGTTGTGTGCCTCGTCTCTCTAAAAAACTTCTTGGTCATTCACACACGAATGAAATTGGAGAACAATCAGAGGCAAGTTAAGCACGTAAAACCTGCTAACTGAACCAAGATTCTGCAAAAATCCTGGTAAGGCTCCAGCAGAAAACTCAGCTGCTGCTGAACCTGTAGGCACACTAATTAAGACTGCTATTCCAGTGAAATATTTTTCTAATAAGTTTTACGTACGAAAAAAAGGGCTTCGTAAAGGCCACCACCTCCTTGTTTGCTTAACCATAAAGTACAATCACTTAGGTGTCAAAAAGTACAATTACTTTATTACCATTGCTATTCTAGTTTTAATTGTTGTTGAGTTTCGTACTGTTATTATTATGAACAAACAAAAAAGGCAATATAATGTTCGATACTATATAATGTTCGATACTATTTTCCCGTTCATCAAAAACCAAATAGTAAACACATGAAGCAACATATGATACCAATGTGTTCCTTCAAAATTACTAGACTCCCACATTTCTAGCTCTTCAATCTCATTAAGCAAATAAGAACATTCAATTAGGCAGTGTAAAAAGATTACTTATTCCCTTACGATGATAGTTAACCTAAGGGTATAATGTATAGGAATTAAGAAATTTGTTCAAtccattttcttcaaaattctacTACTTTTCTCCCACAAGTAGAATACTCAGTGGTGATTTAGTGGTGATTTGATTCAACAGTTAAAATCACTAACACAGAAAAGTACTGTATATCCTACCTCGATGACCATCAAAGATTGCAAAGACGTGAATATCCTTTTCATCACACACTTGAGGCATAAGGAAGTGTCTATCTTCCATCGTTTCCCTTCTTCCACATGATGCAAAGGAACCCCAAGATAGAACTGGACTATATACATGATCTTCTGAATGATCCAGCCATGCGCTAGCAGCAAGGGCAATAGGGACCCTTTTCGAAAATTCTTTACCCTGACCGAACCAGCTAATATTCTCCTGATAGCTTTGGATATTTGCACCATCAGAACCAtttgaagaaataaaagaatCCGCTGACACCATTTCTGTACGGCTCCTTCCAATTTCATCTGCCAGAATGGAACCAAGCTCCACGACAATATCATCAAAAGAAGGCCTATTTTGCGGATCTTTATCCCAACATCTTTCTATCAAAGAGAGTAAACAAGCTGAAGCACCGGATCGAAGATCAGCTAGAACGGGCCGTAAGCCTTCAGATACAACGGCTGCAGTAAGTCGCTGCTCAGTGTAGTTCATTTCAAGCACAGTATGGGCCTATCATAAGCAGATATAGGAACCAGTAAGCATCTAAGATATGTGACAGAGTAAATCAACTGCTCGTAAGTTCTTATTCTACATGTTTAAAAGAATCATATATCCGGAAATCAGTCTCTTGAATTAAAGCCAACTACCATCTCGTATGTGGAGGAAAAAACTTAAGAGTTCTTCCACCATTTCAAAGGAGAGCAGCTTCTTACGAATCCTATTAACCATAAAATTGCTCCTATCTCATAAGTgttcaacagcaacaacaacatacccagtattatcccacaccgtggggtctggggagggtagtgtgtacgcagaccttacccttaccttgtgaggataggcataaataaataaaattagagTAACAGGATAAGAGTGAGTATGCCTTTGATCAGTGTAATAAGACAACAAGTAGCTAAAAAGGTATTCATTGTATTCCTTCCAATTTTATAGCATGTTTACATCAATATCTAAACCCCCAATAGCTTGAGAGAATAATTTATCTGGGTATTCCCAAACTTACTTCCTCTTTTCTCATTCTGcatttctctttctcttcttttcattcTACATTCTGGAAAGACATTCATTTATGTTGTGCGTGATTGTTTAcccaataaaaaaaatagaactgAAGAATAACCAACAACCTTatgcagttttttttttttttttttttttgtgaaaggTAAAATTTAACTTACAGATGATAGGTTAAATAAAAGTTGACAATTCGCGGGCCCTAACAAGCTTGAGGTTGAGGTGTATTTGTTGTTGTAATTAAAGGCTGACATTTTGAGGAAGTGAAAGAAAGACCAACCTGTGCCTCTGAACGGAGATCAGTGTACGGAACTACGCCAGTAAGCAGCTCACTGCAACATTATGAATCCACAAGAACTTGCTCTTAAAATGCAGAATACGAAAAATGTTTCATAAAATGTTCCAAATAAAAGACACATCTGAGTATTACTTGGTATCAGCTATAAGGTGAGGACAAATAAACACTTGCTGCCTCATGCAGCCCATCATAGTATTACTAACGAAAGGGAAAAGGATTTGCGAGTAAATTGAATACAATAACACAAAACTAGCTCATAATGGAAACAACCAAGTCATTGTCGTGATCCATTAAAAAGAAgataataatagaaaataaacGCGAGGCTGGTGCAAGCATCAATGATGTCTCTAATTATTATCATGGGGACACACAAAAGTTTTTGAAACCACACTTTCTGGAAGAAATTTTCAGAGGCCTTAAGAGGTCGCATGTTCTTCTGCATGCAGGAGTTGCCCATACGTAGTTCTTAAATCCTTATCCACAATATTATGGAGGTAGCAAGGGGTACTTCACTTTTAAAAGCTAatcttttttttcaataactaagACTGAACACAGAACTTGGGCAGTTACTCATGAAAATTCTTGCATGCAAAGTCTGAGGAAGTCAGTTATATCCAAGGTGGGGAAAACAATGCCCGAAACACATTTGCAACTCGGAAGGTCTTTTGTTGAGCAATTCTTCTATCTGATAACAATTAGGGTTTCAAACTAGAGATAATATACAGTAGCTAATCAACTTGCTTCTACACACAAGAATCTTGACATATCCATGTTGCTGCAGAGATAGGACATCAAGATAACAAGGTAAAGTAGCTGACAGATAACAAAAGCTGGCAGTAAATATGAATCAACTTCATCAAATGATGACTTAGATGAAGTCAAAGCTGAAGCATTCCATTTAAATTCTCAGAAGATCCTTTTCACGTCAGGTTGTCAAATTCATCCATGTTTATGCTCTATATATCATAACATAGAGAACATTCAGTCCAGGTGGAGTAATCTGTATGAAGGTTGAGGGTTAATGTGTTTACGAGATATCTGTGGACCCTAAATGTACATATTTCCAGTATCTGTAAGATGAACATGTGAGGCAGTTTAGGGTAGATCAGAACCTGTATTTGGCATGTGAATGAATGAGTTTTTGCTTGCTATAGATGGATTCTATTACCCCAACCTAAATGGAGCACATTTCATGTTTATGCTAATCTTTTCTCTCTAGAGTTTATGCAGCTAaaagatttatttggattgaattCATTTGAATTTTTTGTACAGAAATATTCAACCCTTGGTGCTTCCACTCGTCTTGCCACTCCATCTTCGTGGAGAAGTCCATCCAACCAGCATTGTGACAACCAAAGATTGATGCTAAACCATTTAGGAAGCTACTTGTTCAGACGCAAAACAACATCCAATCAGCATACATTTTATATTGAGGTTAGGCATTACAAGTTAGTATCAGGTAAGTGAACTTGCAGAATCAATTGCATTTCTAAGTGTGATGCAAAAGCAGCTTGTGACCGCAAAACTTACTTCACTGATATTCCAAAGCTATATACATCAGATTTTTCAGTCTGTATCTCTTTCCTCAGCACCTCTGGTGCCATGTAAATAAGCGTACCAACCATATTCCTCTTATGGAAACCTCCAGTAGGCTTGCCAGTAGATTTCCAGTTTTCAGTGGAAACTAGTTTAAGATTCTTTTTGTATTCTGCCAGACCAAAGTCAGCAAGACGTGGTTGTAGCTGTCTATCAAGCTGCAGTATAGC is drawn from Nicotiana tabacum cultivar K326 chromosome 22, ASM71507v2, whole genome shotgun sequence and contains these coding sequences:
- the LOC107785034 gene encoding protein kinase and PP2C-like domain-containing protein, which translates into the protein MGLEILEPNTCIRGCCTSPKIPIHLPLPSYSLSHPIARGAESVVYEAILDGKRVAVKKPILSTYEDIDKFHKELQLLCKLDHPGIAKLLAAHAKPPNYMFFFEFYESGNLAGKLHVDEWSPSIRQALEVATRLAKALQYLHNLGIVHRDVKPANILLDRQLQPRLADFGLAEYKKNLKLVSTENWKSTGKPTGGFHKRNMVGTLIYMAPEVLRKEIQTEKSDVYSFGISVNELLTGVVPYTDLRSEAQAHTVLEMNYTEQRLTAAVVSEGLRPVLADLRSGASACLLSLIERCWDKDPQNRPSFDDIVVELGSILADEIGRSRTEMVSADSFISSNGSDGANIQSYQENISWFGQGKEFSKRVPIALAASAWLDHSEDHVYSPVLSWGSFASCGRRETMEDRHFLMPQVCDEKDIHVFAIFDGHRGSAAAEFSAGALPGFLQNLGSVSSPSDALFEAFIKTDVAFRTQLDSCRKRKGAVQKDWHPGCTAIAALIVRNKLIVANAGDCRTVLCRAGNPYALSRDHVASCHEERERIIRAGGLVKWQVDTWRVGDAALQVTRSIGDDDLKPAVTAEPEITLTTLSAEDEYIVMASDGLWDVVSETDVVNIIRDTVKEPGMCSKRLATEAAERGSKDNITVIVVFLRPVSTAERIY